One window of the Micropterus dolomieu isolate WLL.071019.BEF.003 ecotype Adirondacks linkage group LG08, ASM2129224v1, whole genome shotgun sequence genome contains the following:
- the mul1b gene encoding mitochondrial ubiquitin ligase activator of NFKB 1 isoform X1, with translation MNLHRHLLAGRKIALQELLMFKLNCGDQKLLLKPCHQCVRALNAANHRMDSSGKTSTAQIVVLATSSALTALFYSIYKSRATTVARLKEAKKVSIDQDLKNILSETPGRCVPYAVVEGVVRSVKETLSSQFVENCKGVVERLTLKEEKMVWNRTTHLWNNTEKVIHQRTNTVPFALGSHDDEIAATVRVIRPLDAAELDLETTYENFHPTVQSLSNVIGHFISGERPKGIHETEEMLRLGDSITGVGELVLDNNLIKLQPPKQGFCYFLTRLDYESLLRKQGNSVRLWRILTLVFGVAACSTLLFILWKRYVHHRRSKKERSMLEEFKEQQKKRMRELNLEESSVSPTGCTVCLSRERSCVFLECGHVCACAQCYDALPEPKKCPICRATIDRVVPLYNS, from the exons ATGAATCTACACCGACACCTGCTGGCAGGGAGAAAGATTGCACTTCAGGAGCTGCTGATGTTTAAATTGAACTGTGGAGACCAGAAGCTCTTGTTAAAGCCCTGCCATCAGTGCGTGCGTG CACTGAATGCTGCAAATCACAGGATGGACTCCAGTGGGAAAACCTCAACTGCACAGATCGTGGTGTTAGCCACCAGCTCAGCCCTGACTGCACTTTTCTATTCCATATACAAGAGCAGAGCTACAACTGTTGCCAGATTAAAG GAAGCCAAGAAAGTGTCTATTGACCAGGATTTGAAAAACATCTTGTCTGAAACTCCTGGAAGATGTGTCCCGTATGCTGTCGTAGAAG GTGTTGTAAGATCTGTGAAGGAAACTCTGAGCAGCCAGTTTGTTGAGAACTGCAAAGGCGTAGTTGAAAGACTGACTCTGAAGGAGGAAAAGATGGTGTGGAATCGCACCACACATCTCTG GAACAACACAGAGAAGGTCATCCACCAGCGCACCAACACAGTTCCATTTGCCCTTGGGTCTCATGATGATGAAATTGCTGCCACAGTACGGGTTATACGTCCACTAGACGCTGCGGAGTTGGACCTGGAGACCACCTACGAGAACTTCCACCCCACAGTCCAGTCCTTGTCCAACGTTATCGGCCACTTCATCAGCGGAGAACGTCCCAAGGGCATCCACGAAACAGAGGAGATGCTGCGGCTGGGAGACAGCATCACGGGTGTAGGAGAGCTGGTCCTGGATAACAACCTGATCAAACTCCAACCTCCCAAACAGGGCTTCTGTTACTTTCTCACCCGGCTGGACTACGAGTCTCTTCTCAGGAAGCAGGGAAACAGCGTCAGACTGTGGAGGATTCTGACCCTTGTCTTCGGTGTTGCCGCTTGTTCCACACTCCTCTTCATCCTGTGGAAGCGATACGTACACCACAGACGGAGTAAGAAGGAGAGGAGCATGCTTGAGGAGTTCAAGGAACAGCAGAAGAAACGTATGCGTGAACTGAACTTGGAGGAAAGCAGCGTGTCGCCCACCGGCTGTACTGTCTGCCTGAGCCGTGAGCGCTCCTGCGTGTTTCTGGAGTGTGGtcatgtgtgtgcctgtgccCAGTGCTACGACGCCCTGCCAGAGCCAAAGAAATGCCCCATCTGCAGGGCAACTATAGACAGAGTGGTGCCTCTCTACAACAGCTAA
- the mul1b gene encoding mitochondrial ubiquitin ligase activator of NFKB 1 isoform X2, producing the protein MDSSGKTSTAQIVVLATSSALTALFYSIYKSRATTVARLKEAKKVSIDQDLKNILSETPGRCVPYAVVEGVVRSVKETLSSQFVENCKGVVERLTLKEEKMVWNRTTHLWNNTEKVIHQRTNTVPFALGSHDDEIAATVRVIRPLDAAELDLETTYENFHPTVQSLSNVIGHFISGERPKGIHETEEMLRLGDSITGVGELVLDNNLIKLQPPKQGFCYFLTRLDYESLLRKQGNSVRLWRILTLVFGVAACSTLLFILWKRYVHHRRSKKERSMLEEFKEQQKKRMRELNLEESSVSPTGCTVCLSRERSCVFLECGHVCACAQCYDALPEPKKCPICRATIDRVVPLYNS; encoded by the exons ATGGACTCCAGTGGGAAAACCTCAACTGCACAGATCGTGGTGTTAGCCACCAGCTCAGCCCTGACTGCACTTTTCTATTCCATATACAAGAGCAGAGCTACAACTGTTGCCAGATTAAAG GAAGCCAAGAAAGTGTCTATTGACCAGGATTTGAAAAACATCTTGTCTGAAACTCCTGGAAGATGTGTCCCGTATGCTGTCGTAGAAG GTGTTGTAAGATCTGTGAAGGAAACTCTGAGCAGCCAGTTTGTTGAGAACTGCAAAGGCGTAGTTGAAAGACTGACTCTGAAGGAGGAAAAGATGGTGTGGAATCGCACCACACATCTCTG GAACAACACAGAGAAGGTCATCCACCAGCGCACCAACACAGTTCCATTTGCCCTTGGGTCTCATGATGATGAAATTGCTGCCACAGTACGGGTTATACGTCCACTAGACGCTGCGGAGTTGGACCTGGAGACCACCTACGAGAACTTCCACCCCACAGTCCAGTCCTTGTCCAACGTTATCGGCCACTTCATCAGCGGAGAACGTCCCAAGGGCATCCACGAAACAGAGGAGATGCTGCGGCTGGGAGACAGCATCACGGGTGTAGGAGAGCTGGTCCTGGATAACAACCTGATCAAACTCCAACCTCCCAAACAGGGCTTCTGTTACTTTCTCACCCGGCTGGACTACGAGTCTCTTCTCAGGAAGCAGGGAAACAGCGTCAGACTGTGGAGGATTCTGACCCTTGTCTTCGGTGTTGCCGCTTGTTCCACACTCCTCTTCATCCTGTGGAAGCGATACGTACACCACAGACGGAGTAAGAAGGAGAGGAGCATGCTTGAGGAGTTCAAGGAACAGCAGAAGAAACGTATGCGTGAACTGAACTTGGAGGAAAGCAGCGTGTCGCCCACCGGCTGTACTGTCTGCCTGAGCCGTGAGCGCTCCTGCGTGTTTCTGGAGTGTGGtcatgtgtgtgcctgtgccCAGTGCTACGACGCCCTGCCAGAGCCAAAGAAATGCCCCATCTGCAGGGCAACTATAGACAGAGTGGTGCCTCTCTACAACAGCTAA